One Sphingomonas faeni genomic window, AGGAAGGTCGCTCCGTCTCAACCCGCCGATTGGGTTTGGACGCTAAATACGGGGGCTCGGTACTTTTCCGGCAAACGTGCATCACGGTCTCGACGGAAGGCTTTGAAACGGCTATTGAACAAGCCTTTCGTCCGCCATTTAGGCGGTCCAATTCCCCACCGGGAGCTTCACCCGTTGAATCCAATTTATGTCACACGTCCTTACCTTCCGCCATTGGAAGAGTTCCTACCGTTTCTGGAGAAGATTTGGGAAACCCGAGTTCTTACCAACAATGGGCCTTTCCACCAGGAGCTAGAATCTCAACTTACTGGCGTGTTTGACTCGCAATATGTGTCATTGACGTCCAATGGCATGCTTGCGTTAACTGCAGCAATTGACGCTGCAAAGTTGACTGGTGAAGTAATCACAACTCCATATTCTTTTGTAGCGACAACGCATGCGCTGGCGTTACAGGGGCTGGAGCCAGTATTTGTAGATGTTCGGTCTCACGATCTCAACATTGATCCGGACGCTATTGAAGCCGCGATCACGCCCCGCACTAGCGCAATTATGGCCGTCCATGTTTATGGTAATCCTTGTGCAGTGGAAGCCATTGAAGAGATCGCGAAACGTCACGACTTGATCATTATATACGATGCAGCTCATGCCTTCGGCGTGCGCTACAAGGGGCGCAGTCTATTATCATACGGCGATTTTGCAGCTCTCAGTTTTCATGCGACCAAAGCTTTCAATACATTCGAGGGGGGGGCAGTAGTTTCTAATAGTGAAGATCGTAAACTTGCGGTTAACTCAGCTAGAAACTTCGGGATTGCAGAC contains:
- a CDS encoding DegT/DnrJ/EryC1/StrS family aminotransferase → MNKPFVRHLGGPIPHRELHPLNPIYVTRPYLPPLEEFLPFLEKIWETRVLTNNGPFHQELESQLTGVFDSQYVSLTSNGMLALTAAIDAAKLTGEVITTPYSFVATTHALALQGLEPVFVDVRSHDLNIDPDAIEAAITPRTSAIMAVHVYGNPCAVEAIEEIAKRHDLIIIYDAAHAFGVRYKGRSLLSYGDFAALSFHATKAFNTFEGGAVVSNSEDRKLAVNSARNFGIADEVNIPSLGTNAKMSEINAAFGIVQLKHFEQVRRERRAIDTLYREMLGGVTGIDLIDIPEDVEPNYSYFPILVNEHFPMSRDMLYGVLKEQNIFSRRYFFPLLSSLPMYEHLPSAALGLLPIAERAARQVLSLPIYPDLSNEDQLRICDAILMHSR